One window of the Enterobacter huaxiensis genome contains the following:
- a CDS encoding MFS transporter has product MQQDAHKRALIAGSIGNFIEWYEFAVYGFLATVIAKNFFQLEGETGLTSLILTYASFAIAFFFRPLGAVVFGHIGDRIGRKPTLIIVLVLMTLATAAIGLVPVYASIGIAAPLIVTLLRILQGLFAGGEYGGAVSLMTEFAPRGKRGLYGAWQSFTVALGLLAGAGIVALLSAILTPEALHDWGWRIPFFLALPMGVVALWLRVSMEETPSFVQQQEKPVAARADTVATFKAIVMGIGRVMVWSAAGYTYLVIMPTYLQSALHTGFNQALLIAVISNIGFALTIIPSGILSDRIGRRTVMIIATALLLILALPLLKILQAESSTLAVKAVVVLIAGGLVGMLAGPGPAMLSEMFPTRVRYTGLGLAYSLSNAIFSGCAGLIITGLIKQTGNLDIPAYYVMATAVVSIFALMTLRKDDHLRSLEE; this is encoded by the coding sequence ATGCAACAGGACGCGCACAAGCGTGCATTAATTGCAGGCTCCATTGGTAATTTCATCGAGTGGTACGAGTTCGCGGTTTACGGTTTTCTGGCAACCGTCATTGCGAAAAACTTCTTCCAGCTTGAAGGGGAAACGGGGCTCACCAGCCTGATCCTCACCTACGCCTCGTTTGCCATCGCCTTTTTCTTCCGCCCGCTGGGAGCCGTAGTCTTTGGCCACATTGGCGACAGGATTGGCCGTAAGCCCACGCTCATTATCGTACTGGTGCTGATGACGCTGGCGACCGCCGCCATCGGTCTTGTGCCGGTCTACGCCAGCATTGGCATTGCAGCCCCCCTGATCGTCACGCTGCTTCGCATCCTGCAGGGGCTATTTGCGGGTGGCGAATACGGCGGCGCAGTCTCGCTGATGACGGAGTTCGCCCCGCGCGGCAAGCGTGGGCTCTATGGCGCGTGGCAGTCTTTTACCGTGGCACTGGGGTTACTGGCGGGTGCAGGCATCGTGGCGCTGCTCTCCGCGATCCTCACGCCAGAAGCACTGCACGACTGGGGCTGGCGCATTCCCTTCTTCCTGGCGCTGCCCATGGGGGTGGTTGCCCTGTGGCTGCGGGTGAGCATGGAAGAGACGCCAAGCTTTGTGCAGCAGCAGGAGAAACCGGTCGCGGCACGGGCGGATACCGTCGCCACGTTCAAGGCTATCGTGATGGGGATAGGCCGCGTGATGGTCTGGTCTGCGGCGGGGTATACCTATCTGGTGATTATGCCGACCTATCTGCAGTCGGCGCTGCATACCGGGTTTAACCAGGCGCTGCTGATTGCAGTAATTTCCAATATCGGGTTTGCGCTCACCATCATTCCGTCGGGGATCCTGAGCGACAGGATCGGGCGCCGCACGGTGATGATTATCGCCACCGCGCTATTGCTGATCCTTGCCCTGCCGCTGCTGAAAATTCTGCAGGCGGAGTCCAGCACGCTGGCGGTAAAAGCCGTTGTGGTATTGATTGCGGGTGGGCTGGTAGGGATGCTGGCCGGACCGGGTCCGGCAATGCTCTCGGAGATGTTCCCGACGCGCGTACGCTATACCGGGCTTGGGCTGGCGTATTCCCTGTCGAACGCGATTTTCTCGGGATGTGCGGGATTAATCATTACCGGGCTGATTAAGCAGACGGGCAACCTGGATATTCCGGCCTATTACGTGATGGCGACGGCGGTGGTAAGTATCTTTGCGCTGATGACGCTGAGAAAGGATGACCATTTGCGGTCGCTGGAGGAGTGA
- the rlmB gene encoding 23S rRNA (guanosine(2251)-2'-O)-methyltransferase RlmB, giving the protein MSEMIYGIHAVQALLERAPERFQEVFILKGREDKRLMPLIHALEAQGVVIQLANRQFLDEKSEGAVHQGIIARVKPGRQYQENDLPDLIAELENPFFLILDGVTDPHNLGACLRSADAAGVHAVIVPKDRSAQLNATAKKVACGAAENVPLIRVTNLARTMRLLQEENVWIVGTAGEADHTLYQSKMTGRLALVMGAEGEGMRRLTREHCDELIGIPMAGSVSSLNVSVATGICLFEAVRQRGE; this is encoded by the coding sequence ATGAGTGAAATGATTTACGGCATCCACGCGGTGCAGGCCCTTCTCGAGCGCGCACCGGAGCGTTTTCAGGAAGTCTTTATTCTGAAAGGGCGTGAAGATAAGCGTCTGATGCCGCTGATCCACGCGCTGGAGGCGCAGGGCGTGGTGATCCAGCTGGCGAACCGCCAGTTCCTGGATGAGAAAAGCGAAGGCGCGGTTCACCAGGGCATTATTGCGCGCGTGAAGCCGGGCCGTCAGTATCAGGAGAACGATCTGCCGGATCTGATTGCCGAGCTGGAAAACCCGTTCTTCCTGATCCTCGATGGGGTTACCGATCCGCATAACCTCGGCGCGTGTCTGCGCAGCGCGGATGCGGCGGGCGTGCACGCGGTGATTGTGCCGAAAGATCGCTCCGCTCAGCTGAACGCAACGGCGAAGAAAGTGGCCTGCGGCGCGGCGGAAAACGTCCCGCTGATCCGCGTGACCAATCTGGCGCGCACCATGCGCCTGCTGCAGGAAGAGAACGTCTGGATTGTCGGTACCGCCGGTGAAGCGGACCATACTCTTTATCAGAGCAAAATGACCGGCCGCCTGGCGCTGGTGATGGGTGCGGAAGGCGAAGGTATGCGTCGCCTGACCCGCGAGCACTGCGATGAGCTGATCGGCATCCCGATGGCGGGCAGCGTGTCGTCCCTGAACGTTTCCGTTGCGACGGGCATCTGCCTGTTTGAAGCGGTGCGTCAGCGGGGAGAATAA
- a CDS encoding ABC transporter ATP-binding protein produces MTIPLLSVNNLSKIFHRRGQSVHAVDNVSFTLNAGETWALVGESGSGKSTIGRLVLGLTSANAGDVAFEGRSLTGLNSAGWRSVRRDMQMIFQDPLSSLDPKRTVGYSLEEPLTIHGIGNRKAQVAHILEQVGLRPQDAARYPHEFSGGQRQRIGIARALILKPKLIVCDEPVSALDVSIQSQILNLLMRLQKEHGLAYLFISHDLNVVRHIADRVGVMYRGSLVEQGETAQLFNAPQHAYTRYLLDAILPAHPVKEAETRVVANG; encoded by the coding sequence ATGACGATACCACTATTAAGCGTGAATAATTTGTCGAAAATATTCCATCGCCGTGGGCAATCGGTGCATGCGGTGGATAACGTCAGTTTTACCCTGAACGCGGGTGAAACCTGGGCGCTGGTCGGTGAGTCTGGCAGCGGTAAGAGCACTATCGGCCGTCTTGTGCTGGGGCTAACCTCGGCCAATGCCGGCGACGTCGCGTTTGAAGGCCGCTCGCTGACAGGACTGAATAGCGCAGGATGGCGCAGCGTGCGCCGCGACATGCAGATGATTTTTCAGGATCCCCTCTCGTCGCTCGACCCTAAACGCACCGTGGGCTATAGCCTTGAAGAGCCGCTGACGATTCACGGCATAGGCAATCGAAAAGCGCAGGTTGCTCATATACTCGAGCAGGTTGGCCTGCGCCCCCAGGATGCCGCCCGTTATCCGCATGAGTTTTCTGGCGGCCAGCGCCAACGGATCGGTATTGCCCGGGCGCTGATACTCAAGCCGAAACTGATTGTTTGCGATGAGCCGGTTTCAGCGCTTGATGTCTCCATTCAGTCGCAGATCCTGAATCTTCTTATGCGGCTACAGAAGGAGCATGGGCTGGCCTATCTCTTTATTTCCCACGATCTCAACGTTGTCAGGCATATAGCGGACAGGGTCGGGGTGATGTACCGGGGATCGCTGGTTGAACAGGGCGAGACGGCGCAACTCTTTAATGCACCTCAGCATGCGTATACGCGCTATCTGCTGGATGCCATTTTGCCCGCCCATCCCGTAAAGGAGGCGGAAACGCGCGTGGTTGCCAACGGGTAA
- a CDS encoding ABC transporter ATP-binding protein — translation MAEALLEVKNLEVTFATRMGVVSPVRGVSFRVNTHETLGIIGESGCGKSVTAQALMGLLSSRTSRVEGEVILGGTAQHSLSAKVRRQRSGREMAMIFQDPLASLNPVMTIGAQIDESLRLHTSLNRSLRQQKTIGLLTQVGIADPARCANAWPHELSGGMRQRVMIAMAIATSPSLLIADEPTTALDATIQAQILDLLDELKQQTGMGIVIITHDLSVVARLCQRVVVLYAGQVVEETDVHTLFAQPRHPYTRALLGARPSADHPPKTPLAEISGQVPSLHAFPSGCTYADRCPLAQPRCRAQAPELQTVGYMAQQVRCWRAEETGVAG, via the coding sequence ATGGCTGAAGCCTTACTTGAGGTGAAGAACCTTGAGGTCACATTCGCGACGAGAATGGGCGTTGTCTCTCCGGTGCGCGGCGTTTCTTTCCGCGTAAATACCCATGAAACTCTCGGCATCATCGGGGAATCAGGCTGCGGCAAGAGCGTGACTGCTCAGGCGTTAATGGGGCTGCTTTCATCCCGCACCAGCCGGGTTGAGGGAGAGGTCATTCTGGGGGGAACGGCGCAGCACTCGCTGTCGGCAAAAGTACGCCGTCAACGGAGTGGGCGAGAGATGGCGATGATTTTCCAGGATCCGCTCGCCAGCCTTAATCCGGTGATGACCATCGGTGCTCAAATTGATGAAAGCCTGCGGCTGCATACATCTCTGAACCGCTCTCTGCGTCAGCAGAAAACGATCGGCCTGTTGACCCAGGTCGGTATTGCCGATCCTGCCCGCTGCGCTAATGCCTGGCCGCATGAGCTTTCAGGCGGAATGCGCCAGCGCGTAATGATCGCCATGGCGATTGCGACCTCTCCTTCGCTGCTGATTGCTGACGAACCGACTACCGCGCTGGATGCCACCATTCAGGCGCAGATCCTCGATTTACTCGACGAACTTAAGCAGCAGACGGGCATGGGGATTGTCATCATCACCCACGATTTAAGCGTCGTGGCGCGGCTTTGCCAGCGCGTAGTCGTACTGTATGCCGGACAGGTTGTTGAAGAGACTGATGTTCATACGCTCTTTGCACAACCGCGCCATCCTTATACCCGCGCGCTGCTGGGTGCTCGTCCTTCGGCGGACCATCCTCCCAAAACACCGCTGGCCGAAATCAGCGGTCAGGTACCGTCGTTGCATGCATTTCCTTCAGGATGTACCTACGCCGATCGCTGCCCGCTGGCGCAACCCCGCTGCCGCGCGCAGGCCCCCGAGCTGCAGACGGTGGGATACATGGCACAGCAGGTTCGCTGCTGGCGGGCCGAGGAGACAGGAGTGGCGGGATGA
- a CDS encoding ABC transporter permease — MITFRNPGLLIWPAVLAAIVLLSFFASLVSPYDPYSLDPLSRLTPPSAEHWFGTDNFGRDLFVRVALAVRVSLSVGAAVAVIAGVTGTIVGLLCAWYRPVDRILMRVCDGLFAFPSLLLAIAIVGVLGPNIANVVLALSLVYVPSVARVIRGAAMVIKEKNFIEALRAQGAGASRIIWLHLLPNVISPFIVQVSWVFSVAILTEAALSFLGSGVPAPMPSLGNLLLEGKAVIFTAWWMTFFPGIAIVLLILGLNIIGDDLRDSADPGLNPLPRRVLRLLKQGGRHG, encoded by the coding sequence ATGATTACCTTCAGAAATCCGGGGCTTTTAATTTGGCCCGCCGTGCTGGCCGCCATTGTGCTGCTGTCATTTTTTGCAAGCCTGGTAAGCCCTTACGATCCCTACAGCCTCGATCCGTTAAGCCGGTTGACCCCTCCCTCTGCGGAACACTGGTTCGGCACCGATAACTTCGGGCGGGATCTTTTTGTCCGTGTGGCGCTGGCGGTGCGCGTGTCGCTCTCGGTGGGCGCAGCGGTAGCGGTGATAGCAGGCGTGACGGGGACGATCGTCGGGCTACTCTGCGCCTGGTATCGCCCGGTAGACAGGATCCTGATGCGCGTCTGTGATGGTCTTTTTGCCTTTCCGTCTTTGCTGCTGGCGATCGCCATTGTCGGCGTGCTCGGACCAAATATCGCCAACGTGGTGCTGGCGCTATCGTTAGTATACGTGCCGTCGGTTGCGCGGGTGATCCGAGGGGCGGCCATGGTGATCAAAGAGAAGAACTTTATTGAAGCCCTGCGCGCGCAGGGGGCAGGTGCCTCGCGCATTATCTGGCTGCACCTTTTGCCTAACGTCATCTCGCCGTTTATCGTGCAGGTCAGCTGGGTGTTTTCGGTGGCCATTCTTACCGAAGCAGCCTTGAGCTTTCTCGGTTCCGGCGTGCCAGCCCCGATGCCAAGCCTGGGCAACTTATTACTCGAAGGAAAGGCCGTGATCTTCACCGCCTGGTGGATGACCTTCTTTCCGGGGATCGCCATTGTGCTGCTGATCCTCGGTTTAAATATTATTGGCGACGACCTGCGAGACAGCGCTGACCCGGGCCTTAACCCTTTGCCTCGCCGCGTGTTGCGTCTGCTTAAACAGGGAGGACGCCATGGCTGA
- a CDS encoding ABC transporter permease, which translates to MRRYLFHRLLALLPVLLVVSVVVFCLIHLAPGDPALVILGNDASPQDIAALRQQMGLDRPLLVQFFSWFGEILTGDLGHSLFLNTSVMSLFLQHLTPTLALALYAQLIALILGLAGGVISAWQHGGITDRIIRMLATFGMSVPGFLLGLVLIFFFAVQLRWFPVVGYRSTNDDFWLNVWYLTLPAIALGLRIAALIARMTRAVMLDVLQEPFINTARAKGVPEWLVLLRHTLKNSLIPILTICGESFASLITGTIVIESVFGIPGVGSLIVDSIERRDVTVIQGVVLLITVCYVLINLAVDLLNYLADPRLSVDGGEK; encoded by the coding sequence ATGAGAAGATACCTTTTTCACCGCCTGCTGGCACTCCTGCCGGTGCTGCTGGTGGTGTCGGTAGTGGTGTTTTGCTTGATTCATCTCGCGCCGGGCGATCCGGCGCTGGTGATCCTGGGGAATGATGCCAGTCCTCAGGATATTGCCGCGCTGCGCCAGCAGATGGGGCTGGATCGGCCCCTGCTGGTGCAGTTCTTCAGCTGGTTTGGCGAGATCCTGACCGGGGATTTGGGCCATTCCCTGTTTTTAAATACCAGCGTTATGTCGCTCTTTTTACAGCACCTGACGCCGACGCTGGCGCTGGCATTGTATGCTCAACTCATTGCGCTCATTCTGGGGCTGGCGGGGGGCGTGATAAGCGCCTGGCAACATGGCGGCATCACGGATCGCATTATTCGTATGCTGGCGACGTTTGGCATGTCGGTTCCGGGTTTTTTGCTTGGCCTTGTCCTCATCTTCTTCTTTGCCGTTCAGCTGCGCTGGTTTCCGGTGGTGGGGTATCGCTCTACCAACGATGATTTCTGGCTTAACGTCTGGTACCTGACCTTACCTGCTATCGCGCTGGGACTCCGCATCGCCGCACTGATTGCCCGCATGACCCGTGCCGTGATGCTGGATGTATTGCAAGAGCCTTTTATCAACACGGCACGGGCAAAGGGGGTCCCGGAGTGGCTTGTGCTTTTACGGCACACGCTCAAAAACAGCCTGATCCCCATACTGACCATCTGCGGTGAATCCTTCGCGTCGCTGATAACCGGCACGATCGTGATCGAAAGCGTATTCGGTATTCCCGGCGTGGGATCGCTCATTGTCGATTCGATCGAGCGGCGCGACGTGACGGTGATCCAGGGCGTGGTACTGCTGATCACCGTTTGCTACGTGTTGATCAACCTGGCGGTGGATCTTCTGAACTATCTTGCCGATCCGCGCCTGTCCGTCGACGGAGGAGAAAAATGA
- a CDS encoding ABC transporter substrate-binding protein, whose amino-acid sequence MKMLFSAAALMLAVALPLGSAQAESIDRNAVLNIAYGNRPGTLDPYLTTNNATSDVDRHIFETLFTINAKFEPVPELVESYTLSDDRKTYTFVLRDGIHFHDGQPLTADDVVASMNRWLAVSTQGKANLPGVQFSKVDDKTVTFTLPSPSLITLNVLADVKNIAAIMPKRIIDEANSSKKPVTELIGTGPYKLAEFKPGDFLHLTRYDQYQSRKEPASGLSGEKKADVKEIWFRYITDESTRLAGAMTGEYDLVFQLPKDNIDTLSSVPDLSLFQPKSGGSLITYLFNKNQGPFANVKLRQAFNLALNVHQTLLAGYSDPRFFKEDPSLGFPEQVDWYSEAGKPFWNQHRLDEARALVKDSGYNGEEVVIIATKEYAELYNLAIVAQQVLKQIGVKSRLDVYDWPTVLQRRQDPKNFDLCALEFSMRQVLHQYPFLDSRAKFPGLSNNPEIDNVLDEIKQAPSLKEAKPLVDRLNTLSWQYLPVIVLGRTTPDAVALKANVKGYQDLIGPILWNVSVTKP is encoded by the coding sequence ATGAAAATGCTGTTTTCTGCCGCCGCACTCATGCTGGCGGTGGCTTTACCCCTGGGAAGCGCACAGGCCGAGAGTATCGATCGTAACGCCGTGCTGAATATTGCCTACGGAAACCGGCCTGGAACGCTGGATCCTTATCTGACGACCAATAACGCCACCTCAGACGTGGACAGGCATATTTTCGAAACGTTGTTCACCATCAACGCCAAATTTGAGCCTGTACCAGAGCTGGTGGAAAGCTACACCCTGAGTGACGATCGCAAAACCTACACCTTTGTATTGCGTGACGGGATCCATTTTCATGACGGACAACCGCTGACTGCGGATGACGTTGTGGCTTCAATGAATCGCTGGCTGGCAGTTTCCACACAGGGGAAAGCGAATTTGCCCGGCGTGCAGTTCAGTAAGGTGGATGATAAAACCGTCACCTTTACGCTTCCTTCCCCGTCACTGATTACGCTCAACGTGCTGGCAGACGTGAAGAACATCGCCGCTATTATGCCGAAACGCATTATTGATGAGGCCAACAGCAGCAAGAAGCCCGTGACCGAGCTAATTGGCACCGGCCCTTACAAACTGGCCGAGTTCAAACCCGGTGATTTTCTGCACTTAACCCGTTATGACCAGTATCAGTCCCGCAAGGAGCCTGCAAGCGGTCTATCAGGTGAGAAGAAAGCGGATGTGAAGGAGATCTGGTTCCGCTACATTACCGATGAATCCACTCGCCTGGCCGGGGCGATGACCGGGGAATACGATCTGGTATTCCAGCTGCCGAAGGACAATATCGACACGCTCAGCAGCGTGCCGGATCTGTCGCTCTTCCAGCCCAAAAGCGGCGGCTCGCTCATTACCTACCTGTTCAATAAAAACCAGGGGCCGTTTGCCAATGTGAAGCTGCGCCAGGCATTCAACCTCGCGCTTAATGTCCATCAAACGCTGCTGGCGGGCTACAGCGATCCGCGTTTCTTTAAGGAAGATCCGTCCCTGGGCTTCCCGGAACAGGTGGACTGGTACAGCGAGGCCGGTAAGCCTTTCTGGAACCAACATCGGCTCGACGAGGCGCGCGCGCTGGTGAAAGACTCGGGCTACAATGGCGAAGAAGTGGTGATCATCGCCACGAAAGAATATGCCGAGTTGTATAACCTGGCGATAGTGGCTCAGCAGGTGTTGAAGCAGATTGGCGTGAAGTCACGCCTCGACGTCTACGACTGGCCGACCGTTCTGCAGCGCCGCCAGGATCCGAAAAACTTCGACCTCTGTGCGCTGGAGTTCTCCATGCGTCAGGTGCTGCATCAATATCCCTTCCTCGATTCGCGCGCGAAGTTTCCCGGGCTGAGCAACAACCCGGAGATCGATAACGTGCTGGATGAAATTAAGCAGGCACCGTCACTGAAAGAGGCGAAACCGCTGGTGGATCGGCTGAATACCCTGAGCTGGCAATATCTGCCGGTCATTGTGCTGGGCCGCACTACGCCGGATGCGGTGGCGCTAAAAGCCAATGTGAAAGGCTATCAGGACCTGATTGGCCCTATTTTATGGAACGTGAGCGTGACGAAACCCTGA
- a CDS encoding M20 family metallopeptidase produces the protein MSNSELRDRLETSIQQHRDEYVAIAKDIHAHPETGNNEYYASGQLTKLLEKQGFAVTLNVAGHETAFYAVKESGRPGPTIAFLAEYDALIDIGHACGHNIIGVTSIAAAIALSETLDATGGKVVVLGTPAEEGGLRGKGGPNGNVKARFVEHGFLNDVDVALMVHPAGKTRLSGPSLANNHLYFHFYGKPSHAGSSPHKGVNALDALVLLYNGISVLRQQLPDGIRVHGIITNGGQAPNVIPEYASAHYYIRAHTREEVVALEPRIRAIADGVALATGTTVKIEHQVGPRDFNINHTLNAVLLEEFTAAGETVELKEKEGLGSTDAGDISHAVPTAHPYIKIGPDELIGHTVAFREAANSVQGYDALVTGAQVLARTGLRLLTDAALLQEVKDEFVGQTAATQAA, from the coding sequence ATGAGCAATAGCGAGTTACGAGACCGTCTTGAAACAAGTATTCAACAGCACCGGGACGAGTATGTGGCGATAGCCAAAGATATTCACGCCCACCCTGAAACCGGCAATAACGAGTATTACGCCAGCGGCCAGCTGACAAAGCTGCTGGAAAAACAGGGTTTTGCCGTCACGCTTAACGTCGCCGGTCATGAAACGGCTTTTTATGCGGTGAAGGAGAGCGGCAGGCCCGGCCCGACTATCGCGTTCCTGGCGGAATACGATGCGCTTATTGATATCGGGCACGCCTGTGGTCACAACATCATTGGGGTTACCAGTATTGCTGCCGCGATTGCGCTTAGCGAAACGCTGGACGCAACGGGGGGCAAGGTCGTGGTACTCGGTACGCCTGCAGAAGAGGGCGGGCTGCGTGGTAAAGGCGGTCCAAACGGTAACGTGAAAGCCCGCTTCGTGGAGCATGGCTTCCTTAACGATGTCGATGTGGCACTGATGGTCCACCCCGCGGGGAAAACGCGATTGTCCGGCCCGTCGCTGGCGAATAACCACCTCTACTTCCATTTCTATGGCAAACCTTCCCACGCGGGTAGCTCACCGCATAAAGGGGTGAACGCGCTGGATGCGCTGGTGTTGCTCTATAACGGCATCAGCGTTCTGCGCCAGCAGCTGCCGGATGGCATCCGCGTTCACGGCATTATCACCAACGGCGGTCAGGCTCCGAATGTGATCCCTGAGTATGCGTCGGCGCACTATTACATTCGTGCCCATACCCGTGAAGAGGTGGTCGCGCTTGAGCCACGCATTCGTGCCATTGCGGATGGCGTTGCGCTGGCAACCGGTACCACGGTCAAGATTGAGCATCAGGTTGGGCCGCGTGATTTCAACATCAACCACACGCTGAACGCTGTACTGCTGGAAGAATTCACCGCCGCAGGGGAGACGGTCGAGCTGAAGGAAAAAGAGGGGCTGGGTTCAACCGATGCCGGCGATATCAGCCATGCGGTACCAACAGCGCACCCTTACATCAAGATTGGCCCCGATGAACTGATTGGTCACACCGTGGCGTTCCGCGAGGCGGCTAACTCGGTTCAGGGCTATGACGCGCTGGTGACAGGCGCGCAGGTGCTGGCCCGAACCGGTCTGCGACTGTTAACCGATGCAGCGCTGCTGCAGGAAGTGAAAGACGAATTTGTCGGGCAAACCGCCGCCACGCAAGCTGCATGA
- a CDS encoding ABC transporter ATP-binding protein: protein MSAITLENVSLSFAAKPQPFTVLEDINLSLSSGEFVVLLGPSGCGKSTILNLVAGFNKPDRGRVAAGGKEIGRPGPDRGMIFQQPNLFPWLSVLENVTFGPRLGKHRKDETNALAQTWLERVGLKGFEHHAPWQLSGGMKQRVALARAWLPGPEVLLLDEPFGALDAQTRLMMQELLREAWLSTGTTLLFVTHDVEEALFLADRILIMSAKPGKIVDEIVLPFGRERDIETLAEHPSYSEIKHHVLHRVRQEAKRHLR, encoded by the coding sequence ATGAGTGCAATCACCCTTGAAAACGTATCGCTCTCTTTCGCGGCAAAACCTCAGCCGTTTACGGTGCTGGAGGATATCAATCTGAGCCTGAGCAGCGGTGAGTTTGTGGTCCTGCTTGGGCCGTCTGGCTGTGGCAAATCCACCATTCTGAACCTTGTCGCCGGGTTTAATAAGCCAGACCGGGGGCGGGTGGCTGCTGGCGGGAAAGAGATCGGCAGGCCTGGTCCCGACCGCGGAATGATATTCCAGCAGCCCAACCTGTTTCCGTGGCTCTCGGTGCTGGAAAACGTCACGTTTGGCCCGCGTCTGGGCAAACACCGTAAGGACGAAACCAATGCCCTGGCGCAGACGTGGCTTGAGCGCGTGGGTCTGAAAGGCTTTGAACATCATGCGCCGTGGCAGCTTTCTGGCGGTATGAAGCAGCGCGTGGCGCTCGCTCGCGCCTGGCTCCCCGGCCCGGAAGTGCTGCTGCTGGATGAACCGTTCGGTGCGCTGGATGCGCAAACCCGACTGATGATGCAGGAGTTGCTGCGCGAGGCGTGGCTCTCCACCGGCACCACGCTGCTCTTCGTCACGCACGATGTGGAAGAGGCGCTTTTTTTGGCTGACCGCATTCTGATCATGTCGGCAAAACCGGGAAAAATCGTTGATGAGATCGTTCTGCCCTTTGGGCGGGAGCGAGATATCGAAACGCTGGCGGAACACCCTTCCTATAGCGAGATCAAGCATCACGTCCTGCATCGGGTACGCCAGGAGGCGAAGCGGCACTTACGTTAA
- a CDS encoding ABC transporter permease — translation MRLSQHIAISVVSVAVFFIVWQVAATQQWVDPLLLPSLTDIGLTTEELLADGYRQVPLWEHIAVSLARALSAFTVAIIIGIPLGLLMGLSEGLAAVLNPFVQFLRPLPKIALIPLAVVWLGIGEASKFFLIFIATFLSVVVGASAAVERIGRSRIRVAQTLGASRRQIFMRVVLPDALPDLFTTVRLSIGIGWTSLIAAEMVAASSGLGWMVINASSYLRTDIVMLGILLLGGIGYLLDLLLLGLQRLTVPWAGKE, via the coding sequence ATGAGATTGAGTCAGCATATCGCCATCAGCGTCGTGTCGGTGGCGGTTTTCTTTATCGTCTGGCAGGTGGCGGCAACGCAGCAGTGGGTCGATCCGCTGCTGTTACCGTCGCTAACGGACATTGGTTTGACGACCGAAGAGCTGCTTGCCGATGGCTATCGTCAGGTACCGCTCTGGGAACACATTGCGGTGAGCCTCGCGCGAGCGCTGAGCGCATTTACCGTGGCGATTATCATTGGTATTCCGCTGGGGTTACTGATGGGGCTGTCTGAAGGCCTGGCGGCGGTACTTAATCCTTTCGTTCAGTTTCTGCGTCCTTTACCCAAAATTGCGCTGATACCTCTGGCCGTCGTGTGGCTTGGGATTGGCGAGGCCTCCAAATTCTTCCTGATCTTCATTGCCACGTTTTTAAGCGTGGTCGTGGGGGCGTCGGCTGCAGTTGAGCGCATTGGCCGTTCACGTATTCGCGTGGCGCAGACGCTGGGCGCTTCGCGCAGACAAATCTTCATGCGTGTGGTCCTCCCGGACGCGCTGCCGGACCTTTTCACCACCGTCAGGCTCTCCATTGGCATTGGCTGGACGTCGTTGATTGCCGCGGAGATGGTCGCAGCCAGTTCCGGCCTGGGCTGGATGGTCATCAACGCCAGCTCTTATTTGCGTACTGATATCGTCATGCTCGGCATTTTGCTGCTGGGCGGCATTGGCTATCTGCTGGATTTATTACTGCTGGGGCTACAGCGCCTGACGGTGCCCTGGGCGGGGAAAGAATAA